A region of Corynebacterium glucuronolyticum DSM 44120 DNA encodes the following proteins:
- a CDS encoding amino acid permease gives MNRKDSSSVGTSRRYAPATSITRGLNARHIHFIALGSAIGTGLFYGSAGAIQAAGPSVLLVYLLGGIVVYFMLRALGEMAVALPVSGSFAEYARKYLGGWAGYITGWMYAFEMIIVCLADLTAIGTYMKFWFPQSDAWIWVAVTLLIVGAANLASSRWFGELEFGFTIIKVTAVVAMIIGGALILIFGLGNGAHNVGIDNLWNDGGFFPNGASGMISAFILVLFAFGGTEIIGVTAGDAEHPEKHIPQAVNTVPVRILLFYVLTIFVIVTINPWRTITGEESPFVQIFSSLGVNWAAALLNVVVITAALSAINSDLFGAGRIMTGMAKQGLAPRFMAKESRGVPVATVGTLIAVLIVGVALNYFVPESLFSKIAALATFATIFVWLMILLAHVASRRQMSPTEVEQLAFRVPFWPYGQYFSIAFIVFTFGIMAWEPEFWSALAAGAAFIVIMTIVYYATRHNHDAEGTEDFAFPTA, from the coding sequence ATGAACCGTAAGGACTCGTCCTCAGTCGGCACATCACGCAGGTATGCGCCTGCCACTTCCATCACGCGTGGATTGAATGCTCGTCATATCCATTTCATCGCGTTGGGCTCCGCCATCGGTACAGGCCTGTTTTACGGATCTGCAGGTGCCATTCAGGCAGCGGGACCATCAGTGCTCCTCGTCTATCTCCTCGGCGGAATCGTTGTTTATTTCATGCTCCGCGCGCTCGGCGAGATGGCCGTAGCTCTTCCCGTATCTGGCTCTTTTGCTGAGTACGCGAGGAAGTATCTCGGTGGCTGGGCGGGCTACATCACTGGGTGGATGTACGCCTTCGAAATGATCATTGTGTGCCTAGCGGACCTCACAGCAATCGGCACGTACATGAAATTCTGGTTTCCCCAATCCGACGCATGGATCTGGGTCGCCGTCACCCTCCTCATCGTTGGTGCTGCCAACTTGGCGAGTTCCCGATGGTTCGGTGAGCTGGAGTTTGGCTTCACGATCATAAAGGTTACGGCCGTAGTGGCCATGATCATCGGTGGCGCACTCATTCTCATTTTCGGCCTCGGCAACGGAGCCCACAATGTTGGCATCGACAACCTCTGGAACGATGGAGGATTTTTCCCCAACGGTGCCAGTGGAATGATCAGCGCATTCATTCTCGTTCTGTTTGCGTTCGGTGGAACGGAAATCATCGGTGTCACTGCTGGCGACGCTGAGCACCCGGAGAAGCACATTCCTCAGGCAGTTAACACTGTTCCTGTCCGCATTCTGCTTTTCTACGTTCTGACTATTTTCGTAATCGTCACGATCAATCCGTGGCGAACCATCACCGGCGAGGAAAGCCCCTTCGTGCAGATCTTCTCCTCACTGGGGGTCAACTGGGCTGCTGCACTACTCAACGTAGTCGTCATCACTGCAGCTCTGTCCGCGATCAATTCCGATTTGTTCGGCGCAGGAAGGATCATGACAGGCATGGCCAAGCAGGGTCTAGCACCTCGCTTTATGGCAAAGGAAAGCCGAGGCGTTCCGGTAGCCACCGTCGGTACGCTCATTGCTGTCCTTATCGTTGGCGTTGCGTTGAACTACTTCGTTCCCGAGTCGCTCTTCTCCAAGATCGCAGCACTGGCAACGTTCGCCACAATTTTCGTATGGCTCATGATTCTTCTCGCACACGTTGCTTCCCGCCGACAGATGTCCCCCACAGAGGTAGAACAGCTAGCATTCCGCGTACCTTTCTGGCCATACGGGCAGTACTTCTCCATTGCATTTATCGTGTTCACCTTCGGCATTATGGCGTGGGAACCCGAATTCTGGAGCGCCCTCGCCGCCGGTGCAGCGTTCATTGTCATCATGACCATCGTCTACTACGCCACTCGCCACAACCACGACGCAGAAGGAACGGAGGATTTCGCCTTCCCAACTGCGTAG
- a CDS encoding DEAD/DEAH box helicase — protein sequence MSNPENASGGVNEPDNVISSDTQETSHGVADDTATISSTDYSENDVPTADVSAEDVIVSENVEGNEDTRDAEGQASTESETTDDASSTQSADDEDARAAENSEGTDSTDLSFDKLGLPSDILEAVRKVGFETPSPIQARTIPALLDGRDVVGLAQTGTGKTAAFALPIIARIDKSNRSPQALVLAPTRELALQVADAFQEFADHVGGINVLPIYGGQAYGIQLSGLRRGAHIIVGTPGRVIDHLKKGSLDISHLDYLVLDEADEMLNMGFQEDVERILEDTPDKKQVALFSATMPNAIRRLSQQYLDDPYEVTVKAETRTNTNISQRYLNVAHRNKLDALTRILEVTEFEAMIIFVRTKYETEELAEKLRARGFSAQAINGDIAQQQRERTVDQLRDGRLDILVATDVAARGLDVDRISHVLNYDIPHDTESYIHRIGRTGRAGRTGEAILFVTPRERRMLRSIERVTNATLEEMQLPTVDEVNESRKEKFADSITEALEDSQLGLFRSLVKQYSDAHDVPLEDIAAALAAQAQSNEEFLMKEPPKDKRRERRDRDRDGGRRQRDNGPARPDSDFEIYRLQVGRRDHVRPGAIVGAIANEGGLSNRDFGRIDIQQSFSLVELPKGLGDDVLDRLADTEIGGRNIEIRRDPDGYISRGNRSGGRGNRGGYGRGGRDRGGRDRGDRNDRGGYGRSDRRNGRGNWRDRNDRRGGGRGRDRY from the coding sequence ATGAGTAATCCCGAAAACGCCTCCGGCGGCGTAAACGAGCCGGATAACGTAATTTCGTCGGACACTCAGGAAACTTCGCATGGCGTCGCAGACGACACCGCTACCATTTCTTCCACCGACTACTCCGAGAACGATGTTCCTACCGCAGACGTGTCTGCGGAGGACGTTATCGTTTCTGAGAACGTCGAAGGGAATGAGGATACGCGGGACGCAGAGGGCCAGGCATCTACTGAATCGGAAACCACCGATGATGCCTCCTCCACACAGTCTGCAGATGATGAAGATGCCAGGGCTGCGGAAAATTCTGAGGGCACCGACTCCACTGACCTATCCTTTGACAAGCTGGGTCTGCCTTCAGACATCCTCGAAGCCGTGAGGAAGGTTGGCTTCGAAACACCGTCACCTATCCAGGCGCGGACGATTCCCGCTCTCCTGGACGGGCGCGATGTTGTGGGCCTAGCACAAACCGGTACGGGCAAAACGGCGGCCTTCGCGTTGCCGATCATTGCCCGTATCGACAAATCCAACCGATCGCCTCAGGCGCTCGTGTTGGCACCGACCCGTGAGCTTGCTCTCCAGGTGGCGGATGCATTCCAGGAATTCGCTGACCACGTAGGCGGAATCAACGTCCTGCCGATTTACGGCGGGCAAGCCTATGGCATCCAGCTGTCAGGCCTGCGTCGTGGTGCGCACATCATCGTGGGTACCCCGGGCCGTGTCATCGACCACCTGAAGAAGGGGTCCCTCGACATTTCGCACCTGGACTATCTCGTCCTCGACGAAGCGGACGAGATGCTCAACATGGGCTTCCAAGAGGATGTTGAGCGCATCCTGGAGGACACCCCAGACAAGAAGCAGGTGGCGCTGTTTTCGGCGACCATGCCGAATGCGATTCGTCGACTCTCCCAGCAGTACCTGGATGATCCGTACGAGGTCACGGTCAAGGCAGAGACACGAACCAACACGAACATCTCACAGCGGTATTTGAATGTCGCTCATCGCAATAAGCTGGATGCACTGACCCGCATTCTCGAGGTCACTGAATTTGAGGCGATGATCATCTTCGTCCGTACGAAGTACGAGACGGAGGAGCTCGCCGAGAAGCTTCGTGCACGTGGTTTTTCCGCACAGGCAATCAACGGAGATATCGCGCAACAGCAGCGTGAGCGCACGGTAGACCAGCTGCGCGACGGTCGCCTGGACATCCTTGTTGCAACCGATGTCGCGGCGCGTGGTCTGGATGTGGATCGCATCTCCCACGTTCTTAACTACGACATTCCGCATGACACGGAGAGCTACATTCACCGCATTGGGCGCACCGGCCGCGCTGGCCGGACCGGCGAGGCGATTCTGTTCGTCACGCCACGTGAACGCCGTATGCTCCGCTCGATTGAGCGCGTGACCAACGCGACCCTTGAGGAAATGCAACTTCCTACAGTGGACGAGGTAAATGAGTCCCGCAAGGAGAAGTTCGCAGACTCCATCACGGAGGCGCTGGAAGATTCCCAGCTTGGTCTGTTCCGTAGCCTCGTGAAGCAGTACTCGGATGCGCACGATGTGCCACTCGAGGACATTGCTGCAGCGTTGGCGGCGCAGGCTCAGTCCAACGAGGAATTCCTCATGAAGGAGCCTCCGAAGGACAAGCGACGGGAACGGCGCGATAGAGACCGCGACGGTGGACGTCGGCAGCGTGACAACGGACCTGCACGTCCGGACAGTGATTTTGAAATCTACCGTCTTCAGGTGGGTCGTCGCGATCACGTACGCCCGGGTGCAATCGTTGGCGCTATTGCTAACGAAGGTGGACTGTCTAACCGCGACTTCGGTCGGATCGACATCCAGCAGAGCTTCTCGTTGGTAGAGCTTCCCAAGGGGCTTGGCGACGATGTCCTGGATCGCTTGGCTGACACAGAAATCGGTGGTCGCAACATCGAGATCCGTCGGGATCCAGATGGCTACATCTCTCGTGGTAACCGCAGTGGTGGCCGAGGCAATCGCGGTGGCTACGGTCGCGGTGGTCGTGACCGAGGTGGCCGTGACCGCGGAGATCGCAACGATCGCGGTGGCTACGGGCGTAGCGATCGGCGCAACGGTCGTGGAAATTGGCGTGATCGCAACGATCGCCGTGGAGGCGGTCGCGGTCGGGATCGCTACTAA
- a CDS encoding (deoxy)nucleoside triphosphate pyrophosphohydrolase: MKHTSPLAVVGGAILRENNGDIEVLAAKRGPGRAMSGYWEFPGGKVEEGETEEEALSRELLEELDITVAVKSHIDTSLYSYDFGEIALSVYVCTITCGEPTASEHQSLDWIPVPDLVNLTWAPADIPAMKKLTDTLGS; encoded by the coding sequence ATGAAGCACACATCTCCTCTCGCTGTCGTCGGCGGGGCGATCCTCCGCGAAAACAATGGTGACATCGAAGTCCTTGCCGCTAAGCGAGGGCCAGGGCGCGCAATGAGCGGCTACTGGGAATTCCCCGGAGGCAAGGTTGAAGAAGGCGAGACAGAAGAGGAAGCACTCTCCCGTGAGCTGCTGGAGGAACTCGACATCACCGTAGCGGTGAAAAGTCACATTGATACATCGCTCTACTCCTATGATTTTGGGGAGATAGCGCTGTCTGTTTACGTGTGCACGATCACCTGTGGCGAGCCGACTGCATCTGAACACCAGTCATTGGATTGGATCCCCGTTCCCGATCTCGTAAACCTCACGTGGGCGCCGGCAGACATACCGGCGATGAAAAAACTCACCGATACTCTCGGTAGTTAA